The sequence TCGCTGTCAGTGCAGATCTGGTGCCACCgtctggcagctgctggatcCCAGGGCTCCGGCAGGAGCAGGCGCTGGCCTGGACGCGTTCCCAGGCAAAGCCCGAGAGCCAAACTGCTGCTGGGAACTCGCTGTGCCTGTGAGCTCTGTCAGAGCCAGGCTTGGGACCCCTCACAAGCAGGAAGGGGCAGTGGGATCTGTGCAACCGAGCCTTGCTCAGATATGGCCCccttcttctctttccctcacagtTTGAAATGCTCACGGGGGCACTGCCCTTCCAGGGGAAGGACCGTAAGGAGACGATGACCCTCATCCTCAAGTAAGAGTCTCTCTCTCGTGTCTGCACAGGAGGGGTGTTGCAACTGGGGTCTCTTGCAATTCTGTGGCGTTATTTGGCAAGTGGTGCCATATCAGCCACCCGTTTAAAGGGTGCAGTGTAAATGCCAGAGAGATGATTGTGCATTTTGGGGGTGGAGGTGCTGCAGTTGCCTTGTGGGTTGACTTCTTCAAACCTGCAGCTGATTGCATAACTTCCTCCCCAGAGCGAAACTGGGCATGCCACAGTTCCTGAGCACTGAGGCTCAGAGTCTCCTACGAGCCCTTTTCAAAAGGAATCCAGCCAACAGATTAGGTAAGaccttagggttttttttttgtttctgaggTTCTCTGTGacacctggctgtgctgcctccctggctgtccccttgGCTTTGTTGGGGGTTCAGTACCACATGACCCGTGGTGTCTCTTGCAGGGTCTGGGCCAGATGGGGCAGAGGAGATCAAGCGCCACCCTTTCTACTCCACCATCGACTGGAACGTGAGTATCAGAAAGAGCAAATTTCTGCACCACTCAGCACCAGTAACACAGTTCTGGCAGCAGGAATAGCACAGTCCTGACGCTTGGCCAGCTATGGGAGAGCCaccagcccctgtccccatccaCTCCAATAAccctttccaaaacaaaaattctCTGTCATGTAACTGTCTCATACCTGGGCCTGTCACCTCACTGAGCTGTAGCAAAGTGCTAAGACACAGAGTTTCACAAAACCTCTTCCTGGCCCTCATTCCTCACCAGCCTTTGCACCTTTTGGGAGAAGGTGGCTGTGGGAGCACTTCCAAGCAGAAGTTTTTGCAgctgttttttgggttttgtgtgttttgcagAAGCTGTACCGCAGGGAAATCAAACCCCCTTTCAAGCCTGCAGTGGGCCAGCCAGATGACACCTTTTATTTTGACACAGAGTTCACGTCACGGACACCAAAAGGTTTGTATGACTTGAGGCAAAGCCCAACTTTCCTCTGAGATGTCACTCTGTGACTTCACACCAGGGAGTATCCAGCACCAGCAGGATAAGGTTTCTGCACAGGGAcggtttaggttggatatcagagATTTCTTCTCCCAAAAGGGTTgtcaggctgcccagggcagtggtggagtcaccatccctgcagggatttaaaaGTCATGtgaatgtggcacttggggacattggcGGTGCTGGGGGAACTGTTGGACTCGctgatcttagagggcttttccaagctggacaattccatgattctctgtgGGATGTTAGGGGTAAACTCAGTGCCGCTGGTGTGGCTCCTGTCTCAAATAAATTACAGTAGATCCTGGGAGCAAGGGGGAGGCTTCTGCTGCTCAGGCCCTTCTTGAGCTGTCTCTCAACTCCTGCTGCAGattccccaggtgtgcccccaagCGCGGGGGCCCACCAGCTCTTCCGAGGCTTCAGTTTCGTGGCAACCGGGTTAATGGAGGATGGCAAAGTGAAACCTGCCCAGCCACCCCTGCATTCAGTTGTGCAGGTAAGGAAAGGGGACAGAGGAACAGCTCTTTGGAGGTGCAGGGATGCTCCAGGTCTGCAGGACCTCTGCACCACCTGGAGCCTGAGGCAGTTCTCTTTGGAATTCTTGCCTCCTGTTCTTCCATCACCACTAACTGTCACATTGTGCACAGGCTGTCAGGGCTGTGGCTGTCAGGGCTGTGGCTTTCCTGTCCCCAGGTGGATCTGTGCTGGCAGGGGGTCTGTAATGCCCGTGGGTTGGGCAACCAAAGGCAAAGGCACCGTGCTCGGTGCAGGCAGCGTTGGCCCACTGACCTATATCTGCCTTGTTCTCCTCTCCTCCCGCTCCCCGCCAGGAGGAGAAGCTGTGGGATGTAGCAGACAGTCTGACAGCTCTCTCTGTGCTGCAGTTAACTCATCATGTTGCACAAACCCTTCCCTGAACCCTCCCAGCTGAGCTGTCCTttgtgccctggcagcagctgcatgGCAAGAACGTCCAGTTCAGCGATGGCTACGTGGTGAAGGAGGCCATCGGCGTCGGCTCCTACTCCGTCTGCAAACGCTGCATCCACAAGGCCACCAACATGGAGTACGCAGTCAAGGTCTGGGATCTTCCCTCACAACTGAGTTCCCCTGTTACATCTTTGCCCAGAGCACCTGTGgctaccccatccctggaagtgtccaaggccaggttggatggggcttggagcagcctgggatagtggaaggtgtccctgccgcTGGCAGGGAGTGGATCAGGATGAGTTTTAGGCTCATCTAGGACATAAAAGGACaatttctgtgctgctctgcaggtaCCTGCACTTCCCTAGGAATAGCAGGGAAGCAGTGTCCTCTTCCTTCAGAGGGGGGAGAGCATCTCATCTTCTTTGCAAAGCTGTGGCTACATCAGGTCTTAACAAAAGACATAAAATTTtgtgggctggggacacagaaGTGATGAAGCAACTTAAGTATTTCTAGAGCTAAAGAGATGAGGGGATGGAGTGGATGCGGCACAGAAGGTCTGCAGGACTCCAAACTCAGCTCGTGTGCATTGTCCTGGCCCCTTCCCCATCCGTGGTGGCTGCAGTGTGTCCTTACTCTTGCAGGTGATTGATAAGAGCAAACGAGACCCTTCTGAGGAGATTGAGATCCTGCTGCGGTACGGGCAGCACCCAAACATCATCACTCTGAAAGATGTGAGTGTGGCTTGAGACTTCCCCGTGCTTTGGTTTAGGAAGTGCAGACTGGCTGAGCAGAGTTcagccccagcagggacagcccagcgACTCAGCTCCATGTGTTGCTGTTTCTCTGTCAGGagaaggttcttccccagagggtgctgggcactgcccagactccccagggaatgggcaccaGGCTCAAGCCCCGAAGCtgacagagctccaggagctcttggacagcactgccaggggtgcccagggtgggacCGTTGGGctgtctgggcagggccaggagctggatcagggatccctgtgggtcccttccaggttgggatattccatgattctgggGTGGGGATGCATCCCCAGAGCCACCTCTGCTGGTCCCTGTCTGCTCCTTGGTGATGGGAGTACAAAAGGGAAGCTGTGGAAGCACATTTTGGTTACCCCACCCATGTTTTCTTTGGCAGGTGTACGATGATGGGAAGTATGTGTACCTGGTGACCGAGCTCATGAGGGGAGGGGAGCTGCTGGATAAAATCCTCAGACAGAAATTTTTCTCGGAGAGAGAAGCCAGTTCAGTCCTGCACATGATCTGTAAAACAGTGGAGTATCTGCATTCCCAAGGGGTGAGTGTGATCATGGCTGTTTTCCTGAGAAGCTCCCTGGCATTACACTGTgctcccttctcctccagggaGTAACTCTGCCCATCATGACAATTTTTTCTTGCTGGTGTTGCCCTCTGGGCAAAGCTGATGTGAGGCCAGAGCAGGGGATGAGTGACCTCAGGCAGCTTCCAGACCTTTATCTACTTGGGGTACAAGCACAGCCCTTTCTTGGCTCCACAGGTGGTTCACAGGGACCTGAAGCCCAGCAATATCCTCTACGTGGATAAATCAGGGAACCCAGAGAGCATCCGAATTTGTGACTTTGGCTTTGCCAAGCAGCTCAGGGCTGAGAACGGGCTCCTCATGACCCCCTGTTACACAGCAAACTTCGTGGCACCCGAGGTGAGCACCTTACTGACCTGAGACCCTCCAGCAgtccccttgtccctcccctaacctgtgctgccactTGGCACAGTGGGTCTGCCctgttcccagctccatcctgccCTGGAAGAGGCAGTTACAGAAATACCACTTGTAGTAATGAATCTATTTTGAATCCTGATATTTTAGTCCCAGACTTTGCTGTTCTGTCCAGCTCTGGAAGCTTTTCATATGGACTGCACCCAGGTCAAGCCTCTCTTCTGAAATGAGCTCAACAACAGGAACCAAAcacacttttttccctttgcttgtTGTGTTCAGGTCCTGAAACGCCAAGGCTACGACGAGGGCTGTGACATCTGGAGCCTGGGGGTCCTGCTGTACACGATGCTGGCAGGGTAAGGCAGTGGCTGGGGCTGTGACCCCTGTCCTCTTGTGCTCTGTGGGGACAGCTGTgcctctcctcctgcctggctcAGTAAATCCAGggctctctcctctctccccagcTGCACTCCCTTTGCAAATGGTCCCAGTGACACTCCAGAAGAGATCCTGACACGGATAGGAGGGGGGAAGTTCTCCATCAGTGGGGGCAATTGGGACACTATTTCTGACATGGCCAAGGTAGGGTTTGATATTTGTTGGGGTTGGGGTTGCTGTGAGGCAAATATAGAGcaggctggggagggagcacacaaaagagagaagaaaaccagCACTGCAGCTTCTACCCTACACAAATCCCTCAGAGCAGTTTTGTTTTAGCTCTGGCTGTGATATTTGCATGGAAAACCAACCTCGTGCTTGACCCATGTGGGGTTTGCTCTGTGTTCTACCCCCCAGGCCTGCCAAAAACATACTTCATACAAAAAGACATTGATGTTTGGGAACTTTAAATTTGGCCTCTGCATTTAAATCCTAATCTGGGGGCATACAcgggtggggttttttgcatttaaattatGAAATCTTCTGAAGTCTGACTTTCCAAACAATGCCTGTAGGATCTGGTATCAAAGATGCTCCATGTAGATCCTCACCAGCGTCTGACAGCCAAGCAGGTCCTGCAGCATCCTTGGATAACACAGAAGGACAGTTTACCCCAGAGTCAGCTCAATCACCAGGACATTCAGCTTGTAAAGGTACAAAATCTGGAG is a genomic window of Anomalospiza imberbis isolate Cuckoo-Finch-1a 21T00152 chromosome 25, ASM3175350v1, whole genome shotgun sequence containing:
- the RPS6KA1 gene encoding ribosomal protein S6 kinase alpha-1 isoform X4, with protein sequence MPLAQLAEPWPDMELVHLDTEAKSDITWIEKDLVDTADKGEGVVQEINITHHVKEGSEKADPSQFELLKVLGQGSFGKVFLVRKITPPDSNHLYAMKVLKKATLKVRDRLRTKIERDILADVNHPFVVKLHYAFQTEGKLYLILDFLRGGDLFTRLSKEVMFTEEDVKFYLAELALGLDHLHSLGIIYRDLKPENILLDEEGHIKLTDFGLSKEAIDHEKKAYSFCGTVEYMAPEVVNRQGHSHSADWWSYGVLMFEMLTGALPFQGKDRKETMTLILKAKLGMPQFLSTEAQSLLRALFKRNPANRLGSGPDGAEEIKRHPFYSTIDWNKLYRREIKPPFKPAVGQPDDTFYFDTEFTSRTPKDSPGVPPSAGAHQLFRGFSFVATGLMEDGKVKPAQPPLHSVVQQLHGKNVQFSDGYVVKEAIGVGSYSVCKRCIHKATNMEYAVKVIDKSKRDPSEEIEILLRYGQHPNIITLKDVYDDGKYVYLVTELMRGGELLDKILRQKFFSEREASSVLHMICKTVEYLHSQGVVHRDLKPSNILYVDKSGNPESIRICDFGFAKQLRAENGLLMTPCYTANFVAPEVLKRQGYDEGCDIWSLGVLLYTMLAGCTPFANGPSDTPEEILTRIGGGKFSISGGNWDTISDMAKDLVSKMLHVDPHQRLTAKQVLQHPWITQKDSLPQSQLNHQDIQLVKGAMAATYSALNSSKPSPQLKPIESSILAQRRVKKLPSTTL
- the RPS6KA1 gene encoding ribosomal protein S6 kinase alpha-1 isoform X1 gives rise to the protein MPLAQLAEPWPDMELVHLDTENGQPAPEEGGNPPSKAKSDITWIEKDLVDTADKGEGVVQEINITHHVKEGSEKADPSQFELLKVLGQGSFGKVFLVRKITPPDSNHLYAMKVLKKATLKVRDRLRTKIERDILADVNHPFVVKLHYAFQTEGKLYLILDFLRGGDLFTRLSKEVMFTEEDVKFYLAELALGLDHLHSLGIIYRDLKPENILLDEEGHIKLTDFGLSKEAIDHEKKAYSFCGTVEYMAPEVVNRQGHSHSADWWSYGVLMFEMLTGALPFQGKDRKETMTLILKAKLGMPQFLSTEAQSLLRALFKRNPANRLGSGPDGAEEIKRHPFYSTIDWNKLYRREIKPPFKPAVGQPDDTFYFDTEFTSRTPKDSPGVPPSAGAHQLFRGFSFVATGLMEDGKVKPAQPPLHSVVQQLHGKNVQFSDGYVVKEAIGVGSYSVCKRCIHKATNMEYAVKVIDKSKRDPSEEIEILLRYGQHPNIITLKDVYDDGKYVYLVTELMRGGELLDKILRQKFFSEREASSVLHMICKTVEYLHSQGVVHRDLKPSNILYVDKSGNPESIRICDFGFAKQLRAENGLLMTPCYTANFVAPEVLKRQGYDEGCDIWSLGVLLYTMLAGCTPFANGPSDTPEEILTRIGGGKFSISGGNWDTISDMAKDLVSKMLHVDPHQRLTAKQVLQHPWITQKDSLPQSQLNHQDIQLVKGAMAATYSALNSSKPSPQLKPIESSILAQRRVKKLPSTTL
- the RPS6KA1 gene encoding ribosomal protein S6 kinase alpha-1 isoform X3, which translates into the protein MERDPKLPRVWAFLTIWLQRKQRAKPCSLQLPAPSQLTSPGEGVVQEINITHHVKEGSEKADPSQFELLKVLGQGSFGKVFLVRKITPPDSNHLYAMKVLKKATLKVRDRLRTKIERDILADVNHPFVVKLHYAFQTEGKLYLILDFLRGGDLFTRLSKEVMFTEEDVKFYLAELALGLDHLHSLGIIYRDLKPENILLDEEGHIKLTDFGLSKEAIDHEKKAYSFCGTVEYMAPEVVNRQGHSHSADWWSYGVLMFEMLTGALPFQGKDRKETMTLILKAKLGMPQFLSTEAQSLLRALFKRNPANRLGSGPDGAEEIKRHPFYSTIDWNKLYRREIKPPFKPAVGQPDDTFYFDTEFTSRTPKDSPGVPPSAGAHQLFRGFSFVATGLMEDGKVKPAQPPLHSVVQQLHGKNVQFSDGYVVKEAIGVGSYSVCKRCIHKATNMEYAVKVIDKSKRDPSEEIEILLRYGQHPNIITLKDVYDDGKYVYLVTELMRGGELLDKILRQKFFSEREASSVLHMICKTVEYLHSQGVVHRDLKPSNILYVDKSGNPESIRICDFGFAKQLRAENGLLMTPCYTANFVAPEVLKRQGYDEGCDIWSLGVLLYTMLAGCTPFANGPSDTPEEILTRIGGGKFSISGGNWDTISDMAKDLVSKMLHVDPHQRLTAKQVLQHPWITQKDSLPQSQLNHQDIQLVKGAMAATYSALNSSKPSPQLKPIESSILAQRRVKKLPSTTL
- the RPS6KA1 gene encoding ribosomal protein S6 kinase alpha-1 isoform X2, with the protein product MPLAQLAEPWPDMELVHLDTENGQPAPEEGGNPPSKAKSDITWIEKDLVDTADKGEGVVQEINITHHVKEGSEKADPSQFELLKVLGQGSFGKVFLVRKITPPDSNHLYAMKVLKKATLKVRDRLRTKIERDILADVNHPFVVKLHYAFQTEGKLYLILDFLRGGDLFTRLSKEVMFTEEDVKFYLAELALGLDHLHSLGIIYRDLKPENILLDEEGHIKLTDFGLSKEAIDHEKKAYSFCGTVEYMAPEVVNRQGHSHSADWWSYGVLMFEMLTGALPFQGKDRKETMTLILKAKLGMPQFLSTEAQSLLRALFKRNPANRLGSGPDGAEEIKRHPFYSTIDWNKLYRREIKPPFKPAVGQPDDTFYFDTEFTSRTPKDSPGVPPSAGAHQLFRGFSFVATGLMEDGKVKPAQPPLHSVVQLHGKNVQFSDGYVVKEAIGVGSYSVCKRCIHKATNMEYAVKVIDKSKRDPSEEIEILLRYGQHPNIITLKDVYDDGKYVYLVTELMRGGELLDKILRQKFFSEREASSVLHMICKTVEYLHSQGVVHRDLKPSNILYVDKSGNPESIRICDFGFAKQLRAENGLLMTPCYTANFVAPEVLKRQGYDEGCDIWSLGVLLYTMLAGCTPFANGPSDTPEEILTRIGGGKFSISGGNWDTISDMAKDLVSKMLHVDPHQRLTAKQVLQHPWITQKDSLPQSQLNHQDIQLVKGAMAATYSALNSSKPSPQLKPIESSILAQRRVKKLPSTTL